The sequence GTGCTTTATCAAAAAATCACAAATATACCTGTAAGTTAGCTTTTCTTCTTTTAGTTGtatgtttatttaagtttcCTTTGTTTTTCTGGTCCCTATTCATAATCAAATTGTAATAAACATTTCctgtaagtattatttatttactaaaaatgtTTGGTGCTTCCAATGTAATgtgtttgtattaaaaaaaaatagtttatgtaAGTTTATATACTTCTTCTGGTatctacccatagtacaagctttgcttagtttgggactacatAAATGCAGTGTAAAaattgtccaaggatatttatttattatttatttctgattCAAAGAGAACAAACACGTCTTCTCTTCACATGATTTAGCAAACAATATGACAGGACATTGTATATTAAATTAGTCATTTATAAAATAGAAATTCTTATTTGCCTTATCTATTACCTACACATGATATGATTATGTCTGTAGCACTTTTAGCCCTATATGTTTGTAATTACAGTAAATAAACTGCAATAATTAAAacattctcagcacttgccctatgtttgtctcgaagtgctggtagggcccaaaagataaggagataTGTAAAGTGATAagggtctaaactgaataaatatttttgattttgataaattttcAGCTTAAAACAAAAGACGGAAGGCCGCATGTGGTGTGTTACGTCTGCTACCATTTATTAAGCAAGTGTCACAAATTCATTGAAAGTGCCGTTAAAACTGACAAAGTTCTTCAACAACTATGTAGCAGTGGTATACaggtatattttaataattgttttaCGAATAGTCCGTTGAAtggattattccactttgttcatcTGGGTGAAGAAACTTCCACaatgaaaaaaaactaaatgtgacgccagttatacagggtgtttggcgcatcgtgtgccaaaatgatttggcggatagaatgggtcatttcctatattttcagcccccataacacgttccataccaggcggctacttttaaattaatttttttagtaatttcaccaaaatacccaaatcgcatcatttaatttcgatttaaaaaaaaactactaagcgcagccctaaagtaaatattttgttttgacgtgcattaatgtagggttgcatcaaatctaaatttattggcaaatatcatctaatttttttaaaattcagctttgaagttttccgaaaagttaaaaatggactgaacatttaagtttacaagggtataatttttttttttaaagagatagcgatcttcggattttatcaaaacttctctagtctatcctcattcaaacggtatactaatcttgtttaaataataacaacaacttcacaaattccttaaattagtgcattgactctactcggactgatttgcgaaatttgtgtttatagctcctttttgtgtgaatagcacgtagaacacctaacaggtaaaaattatttatcttatgcaatgtaaaaaccttttatctatcgtttttcaatgtggatttcttgaaattaaagacgaaaataattattttgatcgtttattaattattacaaattttgttcaaaatgtccgcctcggcaacgtatacactcaagacatcttcttcttatttcgactgttgtcgtatgcagccacatttctctttttattactaataaggcgttttctattcgttgtagtttttctattgtttgaatccgttacgtacaccagttctttagcttgtccccagacgtaaaaatcgaacggagttaggtctggggaacgtgtaGGCCACTGTATATTgccatctcttccaatccacgagtagaaaacgcctttgtagtaataaaaagagaaaattagaagaagatgtcgtgagtgtaggtatacgttgccgaggccattttgaacaaaatatgtaataattaataaacgatcaaaataattattttcgtttttaaattcaagaaatccacattgaaaaacgattgggaaaaggtttttacattgcataagataaatattttttacctgtaggtgttaaacgtgctattcacacataaAGGGGCTatctataaacacaaatttcgcaaatcagtccgagtagagtcaatgcactaatttaagtaatttgtgaagttgttgttattatttaaacaagattagtataccgtttgaatgaggatagactagagaagttttgataaaatccgaagatcgctatctcttttaaaaaaaaaattatacccatgtaaacttaaatgttcagtccgtttttaacttttctgaaaacttcaaagctgaattttaaaaaaactagatgatatttgccagtaaatttagatttgatgcaaccctacattaatgcacgtcaaaacaaaatatttactttagggctgcgccagtagttttttttttaatcgaaattaaatgatgcgatttgggtattttggtgaaattactaaaaaaattaatttcaaagtagccgcctggcatggaacgtgttatgggggctgaaaatataggaaatgacccattctatccgccaaatcattttggcacacgatgcgccaaacaccctgtataatacattcctttatttttttaaaagaaacagaactgcattcaaagattttcgaaattttttcgaaaattcactactataccataaaattttctgtacataattaaaataatttaagatcctttcatttgatttatcaagtttgttagagagatttcctccttatacttaaccctaacgatcaatgcaataaaaatataggatgtgatttttaacagattttagttggtttgattaaaagtttaaaatgttactaTCTTTTCAGTTAACCAAGCAGCATATTGCAGCGATAGACAAGGCTTTCTTACTCACACCATTAACTAAGTCACGCGTTATAAATGTAAACGCAATAAGCGATTCAGACGGAGTCAGTATAGAAGTGGCTGAAGTCAAGAGAGAAATTGAAGAAGATAAGCCTATATATTATGAGGTGGAAGTTGTTAAAGAAAAAGCTGATTCTTTAGGTTTTGACGGCATAAATAATACAGAACATAGTTCAAAACAGTACGCTTGTACTATCTGTGGTCATTGCTTGCTCACCAAGTAAGTATCCTACTTATATGCAtatctaaaaatatatattattccATTGTCCTTTAAACATGGTGGTAGGTCCAccatgttttaagcaaatacaattatttgATTTGGTAGTATTCAGAGAagaatgaaacaaaaaaatacatttatttggctcACATTATTAACTAAGTAACTACAAATTACAAAACTTAACTATAACTTAcattaataaatctttattaatctaagactataaataaattaataattaaatgagTGAAACGCTATAATAGAGAAATCAATTTTTAAGCTTCTAGTCCTAAAAttattcttcttgtcgtgtcgacaacaaacctattcggtgtcagcccaaaactctgctacaagagtggcgttgtcagtagcattaatcAAATCTtcttgcgtgcagttgtttgggcacgcagggcattCCTAAAATAGACTgaataatattcatattatctcataatgaaaacaaatatttgctGAGGGCGCCTTTTCAGCATGTTGAGTTAAATATGTACGCACCTAAATGTtatatgctgaataaagtaattctattctattttcagAGCTGAAGCTAGGAAGCACTACAAATGGCATGGCACCTCCGAAGAACCCTATCTGGACTGTCTGAATTATTTGTTTGGTAAGAAATCCAATCTATCCTAAAGTCCCTTTAATTCACGTTCGTAACTGACCTTTGGTAACCAGATACGAACAGGGAAAACAAAAACCATTTTCGTAGCTGGTTATGCAACATGGTTACAAAAACGACAAGTACATTACATTCTCGTAACTGCATATCAAGCAACAAAAAAATCCATGTTCGTATCTGGTTACCAAAGGTCAGTTACGAACGTGGATTAAAGGCTaaatagtgtccgaccgaaactagttttacgaccgaaaccgaatccGAAAatgaatttcggcaacggtgtctatttcgaccgaaaccgaaacttccttacaaggctcatattttgagggaaaaataagaaaacgttattttaatcagtcagtctttattgttttctctttaaattgcgttaaaattgaacttataagcgcctttttactctaaaaggtatcaaattatgtatttaaaaagaaggatttatagtctagattttttttgattactcgcaatattcaggacatctacatggtcgggtcttttaccttaataatttttcaaaacaaaattggtagtacgtaagttagtatctactgtacttgccacttggataccttggtgataaatactaaaatgaactttggaACTCTGAATccaccatgaaatgcactatagtcattactaactacctaactaatgtttgtttacgtaaaGCATttgcataccaaaaaaaaaatataggttagattaaacttgattatacaaacttttatcagtcatattgaatatttttttttgatgtttactacccgctctcatgttataacgacataaaatgagataaaacttaccaaattcaaaataaatcactcgaaaactcgccaccGCAACAAAActaaactaacagc is a genomic window of Ostrinia nubilalis chromosome 28, ilOstNubi1.1, whole genome shotgun sequence containing:
- the LOC135085271 gene encoding uncharacterized protein LOC135085271 isoform X6; translation: MTDLLCRICLARDTRMCTTYNTPLEVLYQKITNIPLKTKDGRPHVVCYVCYHLLSKCHKFIESAVKTDKVLQQLCSSGIQLTKQHIAAIDKAFLLTPLTKSRVINVNAISDSDGVSIEVAEVKREIEEDKPIYYEVEVVKEKADSLGFDGINNTEHSSKQYACTICGHCLLTKAEARKHYKWHGTSEEPYLDCLNYLFAERRPLLDKGLSQGFPRRSILRRSHPGTSRDVTFTRSSVHLVEELSCPSSHQLYELCAPPTVTLF